From the Sphingobacteruim zhuxiongii genome, the window AGGTATAGACTTCGCAAGAAGCTGAATATTCCGACAGAGAAGAACTTAACGGAATTCTTATTGGAGTTATAATCCTGCATATTCCCCTGATTTTTAATACATCATTTCCTCAGCAATTCAAAAGTGTACTATTTACACCATTCTTATTATTTGTTGTAGCCCTTCATTGCGATAAACAACCCATATTCAGACGAATAACAGCATTTAGTGAAAACGATGAGCAGGTAAATATTCCCTGTAGTAGTAATGAGTACATGGAAAATTTCCGTTTCAAACGAATAGATGACATCTTTGTTTATTGAATAACCTGGACTTAAATCTCGGTCGACAGTAAATTCAATTTATGAAATTGCTTCAATTTGAAGCCTAACAATTCTACCACATAAACTATGACGATTAAAACACTCACGTTTACCGGAATCCTCTTGACGGCCTTTCATCTGCAGTCCTGCCAAGTTAAGCAGAACAAGCATACGGAAGACACAACTGTCATTAAGGATAGTTTGGTCTTAGAAAATGATTCCCTACTAACCAAAATACAGAAACAAACTTTTCAATACTTCTGGGAAGGCGCCGAGCCTATTACGGGTTTAGCACGCGAGCGGATACATATCGATGGAGAGTATCCTCAGAATGATCGCAATGTTGTCACCATTGGTGGTAGTGGCTTTGGATTAATGAGTCTACTAGTTGGTATCGAACGCGGCTTTATCTCGAAAAGTGAAGGTGAAGAACGTTTGCACCGCATTTTAGACTATTTAACGCGTATTCCTCGCTTTCAAGGAGCTTGGGCACATTGGTATCATGGCAATGTTGGTGAAGTGAAGGCATTTAGTGAAAAAGATAATGGTGGAGATATTGTAGAGACGGCATTCCTAGCCCAGGGATTATTAGTCGTTCGCGAATATTTTAAGAACGGAACGGAAATTCAAAAGGAAATTGCAAATAAAGCAGATAATTTATGGCGTGGAATCAATTGGAAGCACTATACCAATGGACAAAACGTCTTATTCTGGCATTGGAGTCCTGTTTATGAATTTGGAATGAATCATGCTATTCAGGGCTATGATGAATGCTTAATTAGCTATGTATTAGCGGCCTCCTCGCCTACGCATGCGATTGATTCGGCAGTGTATTATCAAGGATGGGCTAGAAACGGAACGATTAAAACAGATATCAAGAAGTTTGATATCCCGACCATTGTGAAGCATAATGCAAAAGAAGGTGAAGTTGGTCCTTTATTCTGGGCGCACTATTCTTTCCTAGGTTTAGATCCCAATGGCTTGGAGGATAAGTATGTTTCCTATGGAGACGCAGTTGTTAACCATGCAAAAATCAATATCGCATACGCAGATGCTAATCCAAAGCAATTCATCGGTTATGGACATGATAAAGCTTGGGGTTGGACAGCAAGCTACTCTGTAACGGGTTACGATGCACATCATCCAGATAATGATAAGTCGGTCGTATCGCCAACAGCAGCATTAGCCTCGATGCCTTATACACCCAAAGAAAGTATCGCTTTTGCCAATTACCTATTTAATAACCTAGGGGATAAAGTTTGGGGACCTTATGGCTTTTACGATGCCTTCAGTGAAACAAAGAACTGGTATCCGAAGCGTTATCTAGCCATTGATCAAGGCCCTATTGTGGTGATGATTGAAAACTATAGAACAGGCTTGATTTGGAACCTATTTATGAATGCGCCAGAAATTCGACTAGGTTTAAAGAAGTTAGGTTTTACAAGTCCACACTTAAAGTAATACATCCATGAATATTCGTAAAAGTATACTATCCTGTGGTTTAATCCTATCAGCTACTTTCAGTTTTGCGCAGGATCAACAGAAGATGGATCAGTTTATTGATGGTTTATTATCAAAGATGACCGTCGAAGAAAAGATAGGACAACTCAACTTGGTAACGGGCGGCGAAGCGACAACAGGCTCTGTGGTGTCAACCGATGTCGAGTCAAAGATAAAAGCTGGAAATATTGGTGGAATCTTTTCCATGAGCTCTCCAGCGAAGATCAGAAAGGCGCAGGAGCTCGCTGTTAAGCATTCTCGCTTAGGTATTCCCATTATCTTCGGTATGGATGTCATTCATGGTTATAAAACGGCATTTCCGATTCCTTTAGGACTTGCGGCAACATGGGATATGGAACTAATCCGTAAGACTGCGCGGGTATCCGCTGTCGAAGCCTCCGCAGATGGTATCAATTGGACCTTCTCACCGATGGTCGATATTTCTCGAGATCCACGTTGGGGTCGCATCTCTGAAGGCAGTGGTGAAGATACCTACCTAACCTCGCGCATCGCGAGAGAAATGGTTTTAGGCTATCAGGGCAACGATCTCAGTCAATATAATACCTTACTTGCCTGCGTAAAGCATTTCGCTTTATACGGCGCCTCAGAGGCTGGTAGAGACTACCAGGCAACCGATATGAGTCTACACCGCATGTACAATGAATATTTACCACCCTATAAAGCAGCTTTAGGTGCGGGCGCCATGTCCGTTATGACCTCTTTTAATGATATCAATGGACTTCCAGCTACAGCAAATCGTTGGTTGTTAACCGATTTACTACGTAATGATTGGGGATTCAAAGGTTTGGTAGTAACAGACTACACGGCCGTGAATGAGCTTATTGATCATGGATTAGGGGATCTACATGAAGTATCTGCACTTTCCCTACAGGCTGGTGTCGATATGGATATGGTTGGTGAGGGATTCCTGACGACACTAAAGAAATCATTAACAGAAAAGCGTGTTAAAGAAGAAGATATTAATCGCGCCGTTCGCTTTGTGCTGGAAGCAAAATATCGACTAGGCTTATTTGATGACCCCTACCGTTACTGTGATGAGCAACGTGCAAAGAGAGAGATTGGTAAACCGGAACACTTGGCACTTGCTCGAGAGGCAGCAACCAAATCCTTTGTACTCTTAAAGAATGAACAGCAAACACTCCCGTTAAAAAAGACCGGAAGCATTGCGGTAATTGGTCCACTTGCTAATACCGGCGCTAATATGCCGGGTACCTGGAGTGTCAGTGCTGATCATGCAAACACACAGACGCTCGTAGAA encodes:
- the bglX gene encoding beta-glucosidase BglX, whose product is MNIRKSILSCGLILSATFSFAQDQQKMDQFIDGLLSKMTVEEKIGQLNLVTGGEATTGSVVSTDVESKIKAGNIGGIFSMSSPAKIRKAQELAVKHSRLGIPIIFGMDVIHGYKTAFPIPLGLAATWDMELIRKTARVSAVEASADGINWTFSPMVDISRDPRWGRISEGSGEDTYLTSRIAREMVLGYQGNDLSQYNTLLACVKHFALYGASEAGRDYQATDMSLHRMYNEYLPPYKAALGAGAMSVMTSFNDINGLPATANRWLLTDLLRNDWGFKGLVVTDYTAVNELIDHGLGDLHEVSALSLQAGVDMDMVGEGFLTTLKKSLTEKRVKEEDINRAVRFVLEAKYRLGLFDDPYRYCDEQRAKREIGKPEHLALAREAATKSFVLLKNEQQTLPLKKTGSIAVIGPLANTGANMPGTWSVSADHANTQTLVEGMREVLGNKVKISTHLGANLTEDAALQERSTMFGRTIPRDTRPESEIIAEALEIANQADVIVAALGESSEMSGESSSRTDLNLPESQSRLLAALVKTGKPLVLVLFTGRPLTLSVEQKAVPAILNVWFGGTETGKAVADVLFGDVNPSGKLPATFPQNVGQIPLYYSQKNTGRPLAEGAWFQKFRSNYLDVSNEPLYPFGFGLSYTTFEYSPIQLSSSSLTRSGQLKVAVDVKNTGNYDGEEVVQLYIRDMVGTITRPVKELKGFQKLMIKKGETKRVEFTIGEADLKFYDLKLNHVAELGAFKVFIGTNSRDLQQADFQLTD
- a CDS encoding glucoamylase family protein codes for the protein MTIKTLTFTGILLTAFHLQSCQVKQNKHTEDTTVIKDSLVLENDSLLTKIQKQTFQYFWEGAEPITGLARERIHIDGEYPQNDRNVVTIGGSGFGLMSLLVGIERGFISKSEGEERLHRILDYLTRIPRFQGAWAHWYHGNVGEVKAFSEKDNGGDIVETAFLAQGLLVVREYFKNGTEIQKEIANKADNLWRGINWKHYTNGQNVLFWHWSPVYEFGMNHAIQGYDECLISYVLAASSPTHAIDSAVYYQGWARNGTIKTDIKKFDIPTIVKHNAKEGEVGPLFWAHYSFLGLDPNGLEDKYVSYGDAVVNHAKINIAYADANPKQFIGYGHDKAWGWTASYSVTGYDAHHPDNDKSVVSPTAALASMPYTPKESIAFANYLFNNLGDKVWGPYGFYDAFSETKNWYPKRYLAIDQGPIVVMIENYRTGLIWNLFMNAPEIRLGLKKLGFTSPHLK